CTGTTCTGTGGGCTCATGTGGGTTGTGGgctgctggcctgtctccccagtCCACGAAGGATTAAACTCTGCACCCAGAGTCTGTTCAGGCCCTTTCTTCAGGGCACTATTTATGAGTTGCAGTGACAGTCTGTAGAAAACCCCCAAATGAAACAGTTTAGCATAAATCCAGCAGTTCTTCCTCAGTCCTCCTATAGACAGACTGCCTAGGCATATTCCTGCCACAGGAACTACCCTACTTCTTGTAGCTCCCACTTAGAAAATGAGCTCTTTCAGCCTTATAGGAATCAGATGCTCCATCGGGCAGTCACCTGACCCCCTTACCAGCTAGGTCTGAATTCCCTACCAGGGCGAAACATCTGTTGTTAAAGGGACTCTGCCTCAAACCAAGGCTAACTGATGCAAGGCCCCTGGCCTTTAAAAGAGCAAACTTCcctgttacataactgcattttgTTGCTTCCTTCCTGCACAAGGTCTGTACTTCCTGCACACCCAATAGAGAATATGTGCGAGTGTTTGATGTGACGGAGCGCACAGCCCTGCACAGACATCATACAGGCAGGATGTGCCATAAGTGTGGGGCACAGCTGAGAGACACAATCGTCCATTTCGGGGAGAAGGGGACCTTGAGGGAACCTCTGAACTGGGAAGCAGCAACAGAGGCTGCAAGCAAAGCAGATGTGATTCTGTGTCTGGGTTCCAGCTTAAAGGTAACTGTAGACGCTCAGTGAAGATTGTTAGCAGCATTCTCCTTTGGTGATGCGCCCTGGCACGGAGCAGTCTTCTCCCAAACACCCTGGTGTCAGGCCTCGCCCACCACATGTGATAAATCCTGGTGCTTGGTAGTCTCTCTTCTGACTCCTCCCTCGTCCCCTTCCTGGTAATAAATTCCACCTACTCTCACAGATATATTCCAGCATTTGCATCTGCATTTGGCTACACTGACAGTCTCTATTTTATGCCAGGTTTTGAAAAAGTATCCACATCTTTGGTGCATGAGCAAACCCCCCAGTCGTCGTCCAAAACTCTACATTGTGAACCTGCAGGTGAGATGTTAAAAAATGGGAAAAGCCTCATGTGAAATGATTCTGCGCCTACATCCTGCTGTACGGGGGAATTCATAGCCACAAAGAGTCTGGGAGCTAAACAGTGTGAATTTGAGCAGGGGACAGACTGGGACATGGGTCCCCTGCCACAATACAAGGCTGTTAGGTCTGGACAGGGTGCTGTGCAGGGATCATACAAGGGTTGCTCATTCAGCCTGTCTGGATTTTTATCTTCACTTCCTTGGCCCCCCACAGTGGACTCCGAAGGATGATCTGGCTGCCCTAAAACTCCATGGGAAATGTGATGATGTTATGAGATTACTGATGGAAGAACTTGGTCTGGAGATCCCATGCTATGACAGGTGAGGAGCCTCAGGCCTGGTGGCTGCCTCATGTTTACTAACAATAATATTCATCTATTTTATAGAGAActcactccccccgcccccccttcacTTCCCTCCTACAAAGCAAGTCGCTTCTGTCATCCtcgctttacagatggggaaacaaaggcacagggAAGGGAAGTGGTTTGCTGGCATTGGGATTAGAATGGGGAAGTTCCAAATTCCCAGGCCTGTGCTGagactgcaccctcctgtgcctGTTTACCACAGAACATTTCTCTGTCTGTTCAGCAATATATTTCAGTATTTGTAGCTTTTTGATAGTGATTTGCATCTTCACCCAGAAGGCACTGTCCGCAACTCCTGGCAGAAGTGAGGCAGTGAGATGGGTGCAATGGCAGAGCAGTCCAAAAGCCTGCCTTCCAGGGGAGGGCACAAGAGGTGATTTTAGTCACATAGCCGCTTCTCTGGACTGAGGGAATAGTAGCTGCTCCCTGGCTACATCCAGGATGGAGGAGTGTAATTTTCAGCAGTGGGTTCAGTTCCTGTGTGTGGTAGTGCTGAGTTCGCCAGCAGCAGGACGAGGAGCCTTTCTTACACATCTGTCTTGTTTTGGTAGAACAAAGGATCCTATCTTCTCTCTGGCTATTCCCCTTAGTCCTGGTGAAGAAGGCAGTCACAGCCGGAGACCTGTGGCACCACCATGGAGCCTGGAGGAGGCACAGATGCAAGAGCAGCAGCGAGAGCCAGCTTCTCagctcagcctctctctctcaggtggcTGGTTTGGCAGGGGTTGTGCAAAAGGCTccaagaagaaaaaagtaaattgaCTTTGTAAATTGCCATTTGAACACTATATTTTTATGGAAATACATCAGCTGCTGCCATTCAGGATGGCTTTTCCCTGCTGCCCTGGACTCAGCTGGGTTTGCCATGGAC
This portion of the Dermochelys coriacea isolate rDerCor1 chromosome 14, rDerCor1.pri.v4, whole genome shotgun sequence genome encodes:
- the SIRT7 gene encoding NAD-dependent protein deacetylase sirtuin-7, coding for MAAGGSLSRTERKAAVRAEILQQEEQRDRRRQVSRILKKPVGERNPEESLLLGECEDIVRELERRRMKRDGLRRRQEEVCDEPEELKRKVIELAAAVRSAKHLVIYTGAGISTAASIPDYRGPNGVWTLLQKGRSIRATDLSEAEPTLTHMSIACLHKHNLVQHVVSQNCDGLHLRSGLPQAAISELHGNMYIEVCTSCTPNREYVRVFDVTERTALHRHHTGRMCHKCGAQLRDTIVHFGEKGTLREPLNWEAATEAASKADVILCLGSSLKVLKKYPHLWCMSKPPSRRPKLYIVNLQWTPKDDLAALKLHGKCDDVMRLLMEELGLEIPCYDRTKDPIFSLAIPLSPGEEGSHSRRPVAPPWSLEEAQMQEQQREPASQLSLSLSGGWFGRGCAKGSKKKKVN